One Triticum dicoccoides isolate Atlit2015 ecotype Zavitan chromosome 5B, WEW_v2.0, whole genome shotgun sequence genomic window carries:
- the LOC119312155 gene encoding uncharacterized protein LOC119312155 encodes MASGSMADRASVDSPGDATHWPASILLVQEAYVAVSRNDTTAKAKSRVNHTVEVTFWIADPPAVSFYTFHCSKPPISDSEDADLEVQPHVVGAEGRFVLIRTSFASGDGEYEFFIYKGDPRSPSLDSVPLPDDDSLHGVGEFGIVPRGDGDHYLLIALCDAVTLKDYRLHIYSSEDRTWRTKELLNPCPGVSTITPYKVMLLQDGVLVWVDFLKGMLVCDVLQEIPCARYIPLPEPLPGNRQEILKQSIPGASVRRYRDITCVDGLIKFVEMEHRVIVTEIVEVPPEKPSDPRSKDALYDSDLIKFIKRKHAEIKPKTQRSMNGWSAMTWTREIGSDCWLRGSTVDVDDILVDDLAVSALLSGQRNESAGSLTFKNMYSACPTLSTDGNDILYLKSSRKLSDSCGWVVAVDLAEKTLKVETPPGAHPFGRYSPSRQLFLPCALVNHLKMTPGIKVSAIQIAGSSANEPNNTAICVGEPDSYKPENKRPRLSAKKVNHAQDGAQSTVQNVFSSQACPDQNNMPPQLYFNRWEQPGYGGYSPCPPQNNPPLPQCFNMFTGPCNPVYAPAAPAPNISGYGNYQSLWQQTLLPEQQTAPSRPFGPHVAPHPYFNNWWGASLHGNSQQHPAGISYSYGAHSGSGNQGFGYQPIYQDYQC; translated from the exons ATGGCGTCCGGATCGATGGCCGACCGCGCCTCGGTTGATTCCCCCGGCGACGCCACCCACTGGCCGGCGTCGATTCTCCTCGTCCAGGAGGCGTACGTCGCCGTCAGCAGGAACGACACCACGGCCAAAGCCAAATCGAGGGTCAACCATACCGTAGAGGTCACCTTCTGGATCGCCGACCCACCGGCGGTGTCCTTCTACACGTTCCACTGCTCCAAGCCCCCCATCTCCGACTCTGAGGACGCCGACTTGGAAGTTCAGCCACACGTGGTCGGCGCGGAGGGCCGATTCGTTCTTATCCGCACCTCTTTTGCTTCCGGCGACGGCGAGTATGAATTCTTCATCTACAAGGGCGACCCCAGGTCCCCGTCCCTCGACAGCGTCCCGCTTCCCGATGATGATTCGCTGCACGGTGTTGGCGAGTTCGGAATCGTGCCCCGTGGTGACGGGGACCATTATCTCCTGATTGCACTCTGTGACGCAGTGACCTTGAAGGATTACCGACTTCACATCTACTCGTCTGAGGATAGAACATGGAGGACTAAGGAACTGCTCAATCCATGTCCTGGGGTCTCTACGATTACACCCTACAAGGTGATGTTGCTCCAAGATGGCGTGCTGGTATGGGTCGATTTCCTGAAAGGCATGCTGGTGTGTGATGTACTTCAAGAAATCCCTTGTGCGCGCTACATCCCATTGCCCGAGCCATTGCCTGGAAATAGACAGGAAATTTTGAAGCAATCAATCCCGGGAGCTAGCGTCAGGCGTTATCGGGACATCACCTGTGTCGATGGTCTGATCAAGTTTGTTGAGATGGAACACCGTGTGATTGTAACAGAGATTGTAGAAGTTCCTCCCGAAAAGCCATCTGACCCCAGGAGCAAGGATGCGCTCTATGATTCTGACTTGATCAAGTTCATCAAGCGCAAACATGCGGAGATCAAGCCCAAGACGCAGCGCTCAATGAATGGCTGGAGTGCCATGACATGGACTAGGGAGATTGGGTCTGACTGTTGGCTCAGGGGAAGCACTGTTGACGTTGATGACATTTTGGTCGACGACTTAGCGGTTTCGGCGTTGCTGTCTGGACAAAGGAATGAATCCGCTGGGAGCTTGACATTCAAGAACATGTACTCCGCTTGCCCCACCCTTAGCACCGATGGTAATGACATCCTTTACCTCAAGTCATCCAGGAAATTGAGTGATTCATGTGGATGGGTGGTTGCTGTTGACCTTGCGGAGAAGACACTGAAAGTGGAAACACCACCTGGGGCGCACCCTTTTGGAAGATATTCTCCTTCGCGGCAACTATTCCTTCCCTGCGCATTGGTGAACCATCTGAAAATGACTCCAG GCATTAAAGTCTCAGCAATTCAGATAGCAGGTAGCTCTGCAAATGAGCCAAATAATACAGCT ATCTGTGTTGGTGAGCCTGATTCCTACAAACCTGAAAACAAGCGTCCAAG GCTATCGGCTAAGAAAGTCAACCATGCACAAGATGGAGCTCAGAGTACTGTACAGAATGTTTTTAGCTCACAGGCCTGTCCTGATCAAAACAATATG CCTCCACAACTGTACTTCAACAGGTGGGAGCAGCCTGGCTACGGTGGGTACTCACCATGCCCCCCTCAAAACAATCCG CCGCTGCCACAATGTTTCAACATGTTCACTGGACCCTGCAACCCTGTGTATGCACCGGCGGCCCCAGCCCCTAACATAAGTGGCTACGGCAATTATCAATCCCTGTGGCAGCAGACACTACTGCCGGAGCAGCAGACAGCACCTAGCAGGCCATTTGGACCTCATGTG GCACCCCATCCATACTTCAACAACTGGTGGGGAGCCAGCCTCCATGGGAATTCACAGCAACACCCTGCAGGTATATCATATTCCTATGGTGCGCACTCAGGCAGTGGCAACCAAGGATTCGGTTACCAACCGATTTACCAGGATTACCAATGTTAA